The genomic window TTACATAACAGATAAAAGTATTAGAACTCCTTTATTTGATACAACTGTTAGTGGTCACAGCAAAGAGGGAGAAAGCATAAAATCATACCCACTTTTTGGTCTATTTTGTGCTTTATCTGTTTGTGGGATCATTACATATCTTGAAAAATCTGGTAGAAGACAAACTGAGCTATTAGAAAGATCCCCTATTGGAGAGTTATCAGAGACACAAATTAAGCGCATATTGGAATCTAATTTGGAAGATTTAACTTGTCCAATTACTTATGACACTCTAGATGAGCTAACTTCCATTGTTGCTGTAGGTAATCACCAAAACTCATTATATTCTAAAGCAGAACTATCTAATTGGTTAGTTGGGCA from Alphaproteobacteria bacterium includes these protein-coding regions:
- a CDS encoding ankyrin repeat domain-containing protein — translated: MVTPFFIAAKNGHEDVVKALITAGANNYITDKSIRTPLFDTTVSGHSKEGESIKSYPLFGLFCALSVCGIITYLEKSGRRQTELLERSPIGELSETQIKRILESNLEDLTCPITYDTLDELTSIVAVGNHQNSLYSKAELSNWLVG